The Hornefia porci genome contains the following window.
GCAGATCTGCAGTTTTATCATTGAAGGAATCGACGAGAACGGCTATCTGACGCTCTCCATGGAGGAAATCACGACGATGATGGACACCGATGAGGAGACGGTCGAGCGGATTCTGGGCTATGTGCATCAGATGGAGCCCACAGGGGTCGGCGCCAGGAGCCTGGCGGAGTGCCTGGAGATTCAGCTGGCGTCCCGGGGAGAACTGACGGACGAGCTGGAATACATCATCGAGAATATGCTGAACGACGTTGCGGACAACCGGCTTTCCAAGATCGCCAGGGCAGTGGGAATCCGGTGCGAGGAGGTGCAGCAGGCAGTGGATCTGATCCGGAGCCTGGAGCCCAAGCCGGGACGGCAGTTCGCCAACAGCGGGGAATCCACCCGTTATGTGATTCCGGACATCATTGTGGAGAAAATCGACGGAGAGTATGTGGTTTCCAGCAATGACTCCAGCATCCCCCGGCTGATGGTAAGCTCCTACTACAAAAAACTGTCCGGCGCTGCGAAGCAGGACGCGGATCTGAACAATTACCTGACCAGCCGCTTCAATTCAGCCATGTGGCTGATCCGAAGCATCGAGCAGAGAAAACAGACCATCATGAATGTGGCGGCGGCGATCGTCCACTATCAGGAGGACTTTTTCGAGAAGGGCGAAAAGTTTATCCGGACGCTGACGCTGAAGCAGATCGCGGAGGAGCTGGGCGTCCATGAATCGACGGTCAGCCGGGCGATAAACGGAAAATATATGCAGAGCCCCAGAGGGGTGTATGAACTGAAATACTTCTTCTCCAGCGGCGTGCCGGTGGCGGGCGGAGCAGGCGGACTGTCGTCCAACAGCGTGAAGTCCATCATCCGCGAGATCGTTGACGGCGAGGATCCGAAGAAGCCGTACAGCGACCAGGACATGGTGGCGCTGCTGAAGGAAAAGGGAATCGAGATTTCCCGACGGACCGTGGCGAAATACCGCGAGGGAATGGGAATCCTGTCCTCCTCCAAGCGGAGAAGATACTGAAATTAACACTGCTTTCAATATCGCAAGGATATTTAAAGAATACGAATCAACAAATACTTTATGTGCCGAAAGGAGAAAGAGAGATGGCAGCAAAGGTAGGAATCAGCGGATTTGGAAGAATTGCGAGAGTCGTGATCAGGGCTGCGCAGGATATGCCGGAAATCGACATTTGCGGAATTAACGTGAGAAATGCGAATATCGAATATATGGTATATATGCTCAAGTATGACAGCGTCTTCGGACGGTTCCCCGGCAAGCTCGAGCAATACGATGAAGGGATCATCATCGATGGCAAGAAGATCCCCGTGTACAGCGAGTCGGAGGCGAAGAACATTCCGTGGGACCGCTGCGGAGCGGAGTACATTGTGGAGGCGACGGGCGCTTACAACACCACAGAGAAGGCGCAGGATCACATCGATTCCGGTGCGAAGAAGGTTATCATTACCGCGCCCGCGAAGGACAAGACCACGCCGACTTTTGTCTATCGCGTCAACAGCGACCAGTACACAAGCGACATGAACGTGGTCTCCAACGCGTCCTGCACGACTAACTGTCTGGCGCCTCTGTGCAAGGTCGTGAACGACGAGTTCGGCATCGACCAGGGACTGATGTCCACTATCCACGCGGCGACAGCCAAGCAGAAGGTCGTAGACGCCCGTTCCCTGAAGGACTGGAGAACCGGACGTTCTGTGTTCGGGAACGTGATCCCGACCACGACGGGAGCCGCCAAGGCGGTCGGACTGGTGATTCCGGAGCTGGCGGGAAGAATGACGGGAATCGCTTACCGCGTTCCCACGAATGACGTTTCAGTCA
Protein-coding sequences here:
- the rpoN gene encoding RNA polymerase factor sigma-54, coding for MKLGYELTIEQKQQLSMTPELIQAIKILQLSNMDLFDYVQNELLENPILEEAHHDGDDGQSPVEIDIRDRIAEDDYDDGNDRQWENHSDREEYTFEQFTSAEQTLQDFLTEQLNFSRLIGRDRQICSFIIEGIDENGYLTLSMEEITTMMDTDEETVERILGYVHQMEPTGVGARSLAECLEIQLASRGELTDELEYIIENMLNDVADNRLSKIARAVGIRCEEVQQAVDLIRSLEPKPGRQFANSGESTRYVIPDIIVEKIDGEYVVSSNDSSIPRLMVSSYYKKLSGAAKQDADLNNYLTSRFNSAMWLIRSIEQRKQTIMNVAAAIVHYQEDFFEKGEKFIRTLTLKQIAEELGVHESTVSRAINGKYMQSPRGVYELKYFFSSGVPVAGGAGGLSSNSVKSIIREIVDGEDPKKPYSDQDMVALLKEKGIEISRRTVAKYREGMGILSSSKRRRY
- the gap gene encoding type I glyceraldehyde-3-phosphate dehydrogenase → MAAKVGISGFGRIARVVIRAAQDMPEIDICGINVRNANIEYMVYMLKYDSVFGRFPGKLEQYDEGIIIDGKKIPVYSESEAKNIPWDRCGAEYIVEATGAYNTTEKAQDHIDSGAKKVIITAPAKDKTTPTFVYRVNSDQYTSDMNVVSNASCTTNCLAPLCKVVNDEFGIDQGLMSTIHAATAKQKVVDARSLKDWRTGRSVFGNVIPTTTGAAKAVGLVIPELAGRMTGIAYRVPTNDVSVIDLNIVLKKSASYEDICRAVKKASETTLAGVIEYVDDEVVSGDFVGDPCTSIFDAREGIELNDKFFKLIAYYDNEYGYSCKTLELIKHMYSVDQSAKN